A stretch of the Capsicum annuum cultivar UCD-10X-F1 chromosome 10, UCD10Xv1.1, whole genome shotgun sequence genome encodes the following:
- the LOC107844336 gene encoding uncharacterized protein LOC107844336 → MVNGNRTNCSRKFDDAIRSYQAGYKTLIGALPYHLMYGKVCHFSVELKHKALWATKKLNFEWHDAVKLRLRKIKDLDEFRLQAYKSSALYKKTMKLHHDQKIERSI, encoded by the coding sequence ATGGTAAATGGCAATAGGACTAATTGTTCTAGAAAGTTTGATGATGCAATACGGTCCTATCAAGCAGGTTACAAAACTCTCATTGGTGCCTTACCGTACCATCTTATGTATGGAAAGGTGTGCCACTTTTCTGTTGAACTTAAGCACAAGGCATTATGGGCAACGAAGAAGCTAAACTTTGAGTGGCATGATGCAGTAAAGCTGAGATTGAGAAAGATAAAAGATTTGGATGAGTTTCGACTCCAGGCTTATAAGAGTTCTGCACTATACAAGAAGACGATGAAGCTGCATCATGATCAAAAAATTGAGAGGAGTATTTGA